One genomic segment of Hordeum vulgare subsp. vulgare chromosome 2H, MorexV3_pseudomolecules_assembly, whole genome shotgun sequence includes these proteins:
- the LOC123425009 gene encoding uncharacterized protein LOC123425009 yields the protein MNKHLFLHIVNALGQWSPYFTYMADCSGRIGLSPLKKCTAAMRMLAYGTPADALDEYLKIGKSTALECMDKFAEGVIAVFGSDYLRRPTREDVEHLLQVNESRGFPGILGSIDCMHWRWEKCPLAWRGQFTRGDYGVPTMVLEAVASQDLHIWHAFFGIAGSNNDLNVLNQSPLFFDALKGEAPQVQFLVNGNEHSTGYYLADGIYPEWAAFMKTIPLPQTEKHKLFAKFQEGARKDVERAFGVLQSRITIVRRPARLWKRKSVGRIMRACVILHNMIVEDEKDQVTIHIDLNENPGASFALPPEVNVGGNLCFADVLRGKATIRARPQHTQLKNDLIEHIWNKFQNSHHN from the coding sequence ATGAATAAACACCTCTTCCTACACATTGTGAATGCCCTTGGTCAGTGGTCTCCCTATTTCACTTATATGGCAGATTGTTCTGGTCGGATTGGACTCTCACCATTGAAGAAGTGTACCGCAGCCATGCGCATGCTAGCATATGGCACCCCTGCAGACGCCCTTGATGAATACCTAAAGATTGGGAAGTCCACTGCATTAGAGTGTATGGACAAGTTTGCAGAGGGGGTGATTGCGGTGTTTGGTAGCGATTACTTGAGACGCCCCACACGGGAGGATGTCGAGCATTTACTTCAGGTTAATGAGTCTCGTGGTTTCCCTGGAATTCTAGGAAGTATTGATTGCATGCACTGGCGATGGGAGAAGTGTCCTTTAGCATGGAGGGGGCAATTCACACGTGGTGATTATGGAGTACCAACGATGGTCCTAGAAGCTGTTGCTTCCCAGGACCTTCatatttggcatgctttctttggaaTAGCTGGGTCAAACAATGATCTTAATGTTCTCAACCAATCCCCACTGTTTTTTGATGCATTGAAAGGAGAAGCCCCTCAAGTTCAGTTTTTGGTCAATGGAAATGAGCATAGCACAGGTTACTACCTTGCTGATGGCATATACCCAGAATGGGCTGCCTTCATGAAGACTATACCACTTCCCCAAACAGAGAAGCATAAATTGTTTGCTAAGTTCCAAGAAGGGGCAAGGAAAGATGTGGAGCGTGCGTTTGGGGTTCTACAGTCTCGTATTACCATTGTTCGCCGGCCGGCACGACTATGGAAGAGGAAGAGTGTTGGAAGGATCATGCGAGCTTGTGTGATTCTCCACAACATGATAGTTGAAGATGAGAAGGATCAGGTTACCATTCATATTGACTTGAATGAGAACCCGGGGGCTTCATTTGCTCTACCTCCTGAAGTGAATGTTGGTGGTAATCTATGTTTCGCCGATGTGCTGCGTGGAAAAGCAACTATTCGTGCCCGTCCACAGCATACCCAACTTAAGAATGACTTAATTGAGCATATTTGGAATAAGTTTCAAAATAGCCATCATAATTAA